The bacterium genome has a window encoding:
- a CDS encoding DNA replication/repair protein RecF → MNIQKLTLKNFRNYSHQVVECHPHFNVIIGPNAQGKTNLLEAVHYLGFLNSFRTSTRHEFVKKNETDALIEADLIRDAINHHIKITLTPHHRDVRLDGKKPQLYRDYYGLIPILLFEPRDVYLFRDSPSKRRRAINKALFLDNPLLLKTIADYDKIVEQKNKVLKEGWGDDQLDVWNEKLAALGASLIAGRLEWIAKMNSCVDIENTNLGGVGKMQLRYNSMEGLLPHMEEKEIYTLLVNQLAQRKNEEKRRRESVVGPHRDDWLVMLDDRDVGVYGSQGENRTSLIALKAAQVTLYEQKWGFPPLFLLDDVASELDPERQKRLFERLSKSAGQVFLTTTKPKNLEGFFDHEGTSFLVEEGHISVLAK, encoded by the coding sequence GTGAATATACAGAAGCTCACGCTTAAAAACTTCCGCAATTACAGCCATCAAGTTGTAGAGTGTCATCCTCATTTTAACGTTATCATTGGCCCTAATGCTCAAGGTAAAACCAATTTGCTAGAAGCGGTGCATTATTTGGGCTTTCTTAATTCGTTTAGAACTTCTACGCGTCATGAATTTGTTAAAAAAAATGAGACCGATGCTTTAATTGAGGCCGATCTTATACGAGATGCTATTAACCATCATATTAAAATAACACTCACACCCCATCATCGTGATGTGAGGCTTGATGGTAAAAAACCCCAGTTGTATCGAGATTATTACGGTCTTATCCCTATATTGTTGTTTGAACCCCGCGATGTGTATTTGTTTCGTGATTCACCCTCCAAAAGACGGCGTGCTATTAATAAAGCTCTTTTTTTAGATAATCCACTGCTACTTAAAACCATTGCCGATTACGATAAAATTGTTGAGCAAAAAAATAAGGTTTTAAAAGAAGGGTGGGGGGACGATCAGCTGGATGTATGGAATGAGAAATTGGCTGCTTTGGGAGCCTCACTGATAGCGGGGCGGCTAGAATGGATAGCAAAAATGAATAGCTGTGTGGATATTGAAAACACCAATTTGGGCGGCGTGGGTAAAATGCAGCTCCGTTATAACAGCATGGAGGGGCTTTTGCCCCATATGGAAGAAAAAGAAATTTATACCTTGCTTGTCAATCAACTGGCCCAGCGTAAAAATGAGGAAAAACGGCGACGAGAATCGGTTGTGGGCCCACACCGGGATGACTGGCTGGTGATGTTAGATGACAGAGATGTTGGTGTTTATGGCTCTCAGGGTGAAAACAGGACCTCACTTATAGCCTTAAAAGCAGCACAAGTGACCCTTTATGAACAAAAATGGGGCTTTCCTCCCCTTTTTCTGTTGGATGATGTTGCTAGTGAGCTTGATCCCGAGCGTCAAAAACGTCTTTTTGAACGTCTTTCCAAATCTGCCGGCCAGGTGTTTTTAACCACCACCAAACCCAAGAATTTAGAAGGCTTTTTTGATCATGAAGGAACATCTTTTTTGGTTGAAGAAGGACACATTTCTGTGCTAGCAAAGTAA
- the dnaN gene encoding DNA polymerase III subunit beta, producing MEFKITREQFLETLAKAMGVVEKKNTMPVLSNVLLEADKHGLKVSATDLEVTFITQVPATVSTPGKITVSCRSLHDIVREIRDTEIKLTLKDNDRIEVKAGSSLFKIPGLNASEFPQTPKVEADSLEIPCELFLRMIEKTAFSMSTDDTRHNLAGILLQKVGDGLRMVSTDGHRLSVVNGDVVTRGLGEIKVIVPRKGISELKRMVSKEGSFELAISPKNIFARKGNESLFIRLVDGDFPDYERVVPKGNTKLAVIPREKLVGALRRVSLLSNEKSRGVVFNFTPSLLEVSITNPDLGEAKEEFDINYKSEKISVGFNARYFLDVLDVIKDESVQLKLENELAPCLIQSEKEEGFLSVIMPMRI from the coding sequence ATGGAATTTAAAATTACGAGAGAACAATTTTTAGAAACGTTAGCAAAAGCCATGGGAGTGGTAGAGAAAAAGAATACCATGCCCGTACTCTCAAATGTTTTACTTGAAGCCGATAAACACGGTCTTAAAGTGTCGGCAACCGACCTAGAAGTAACTTTTATCACTCAGGTGCCTGCCACGGTATCCACTCCGGGTAAAATCACTGTATCGTGTCGTAGCTTGCATGACATAGTCCGTGAAATTCGTGACACCGAAATTAAACTTACATTAAAAGATAACGATCGTATTGAGGTTAAGGCGGGAAGTTCCTTATTTAAAATTCCTGGGCTTAATGCTTCTGAATTTCCTCAAACCCCTAAAGTAGAAGCCGATTCTTTAGAAATTCCCTGTGAGTTGTTCTTACGTATGATAGAAAAAACAGCTTTTTCTATGTCAACCGACGATACACGCCATAACTTGGCCGGTATTTTGCTTCAAAAAGTAGGGGATGGATTAAGAATGGTATCAACCGATGGTCATCGCTTATCGGTTGTAAATGGTGATGTGGTTACACGGGGCCTTGGAGAAATTAAGGTGATTGTGCCGCGTAAAGGGATAAGCGAACTTAAAAGAATGGTATCTAAAGAAGGATCTTTTGAATTGGCAATTTCCCCAAAGAATATTTTTGCTCGCAAAGGAAACGAATCGCTTTTTATCCGCTTGGTAGATGGTGATTTTCCCGATTATGAACGGGTAGTGCCCAAGGGAAACACCAAACTTGCTGTTATTCCTCGTGAAAAGCTTGTGGGAGCTTTGCGTCGCGTATCTCTTTTATCAAATGAAAAATCTCGTGGGGTTGTTTTTAATTTCACACCATCACTTCTTGAAGTATCTATTACCAACCCCGATTTAGGAGAAGCTAAGGAAGAGTTTGATATTAACTATAAATCTGAAAAAATATCGGTTGGTTTTAATGCGCGGTACTTTTTGGATGTCTTGGATGTTATTAAAGATGAGTCGGTTCAGTTAAAGCTAGAAAACGAGCTAGCACCCTGTCTTATTCAATCCGAAAAAGAAGAAGGTTTTTTATCGGTGATTATGCCGATGAGAATTTGA